A single window of Candidatus Rhabdochlamydia oedothoracis DNA harbors:
- the ptsP gene encoding phosphoenolpyruvate--protein phosphotransferase has translation MSKKQEDKTQETRIQGYSVSEGIAIGHPFFLENIDKPIPNFPITLNEVDQEIQRYHIALRCSSEDLKKLSKYLTYKGSKEAATIIDTQIQILGDPCLTTQVEEKIRNMLQNIEAVFHSVITEYEIRFSCIKDNLFQDRWVDIMDLAKRVLRHLCFQEQAPWLNVPAESIIFAKDLIPSHAAVADYPLVIAFVTEEGGTSSHAALIARSKGIPYVTCINLNNLRLCLIQCVIVDGYSGEVILNPNDKTLAEYQNRRNNLQKWIKKIHVNTDSVLRTKDGQSVEVLANVGHLHDVEQLTKLGSKGIGLFRTEYLFFQNDHFSFSEEHQYEFYSKIIQKAADMPVTIRVFDIGGDKIPQFLHSFNTDNTVSKYRGIRFLLLHKDIFRVQLRAILRVAYYGNVRILLPLISDLIELEESRILIEQVSQELSQEGALYKSNLPLGCMIEIPSAVFISGALAKNCDFLSIGTNDLIQYSLGIDRSDYVESGFNYSIHPSIIRMIKMVISEAIQNKKDVSICGEIASNPLFVALLMGLGLKIFSCSPRYIPAIRYVIKQIHLKDAAILAQTILEMDSSAQIFEILQNYLSSIHIPAYLSSNLYAKNRS, from the coding sequence ATGTCCAAAAAACAAGAAGACAAAACCCAAGAAACTCGGATTCAAGGTTATTCGGTTAGCGAAGGAATTGCAATAGGTCATCCCTTTTTTCTAGAAAATATAGACAAACCCATTCCTAATTTCCCTATTACATTAAATGAAGTTGATCAAGAGATCCAACGTTATCACATAGCTTTAAGGTGCAGCAGTGAAGATCTTAAAAAACTTTCCAAATATTTAACCTATAAAGGTTCCAAAGAAGCCGCTACTATTATTGATACGCAAATCCAAATTTTGGGAGATCCCTGTTTAACCACTCAAGTAGAAGAAAAGATTCGGAATATGCTGCAAAATATCGAAGCGGTTTTTCATTCTGTAATTACAGAATATGAGATTCGTTTTTCTTGTATAAAGGATAACCTTTTTCAAGATAGATGGGTTGATATAATGGACTTAGCGAAAAGAGTTCTTAGGCATCTTTGTTTTCAAGAGCAAGCTCCTTGGCTTAATGTTCCGGCTGAGTCTATCATTTTTGCAAAAGATTTAATTCCTTCTCATGCAGCAGTTGCTGATTATCCTCTTGTGATTGCTTTTGTTACAGAAGAAGGAGGAACTAGTTCACACGCAGCACTTATTGCTAGATCGAAAGGAATTCCTTATGTGACTTGTATTAATTTAAATAATCTGCGCTTATGCTTAATCCAATGCGTTATTGTAGATGGATATAGTGGGGAAGTTATTTTAAATCCTAACGATAAAACTTTAGCAGAATATCAGAACCGCAGAAATAATTTACAGAAATGGATTAAGAAAATTCATGTGAATACAGATTCTGTTTTACGAACAAAGGATGGACAATCTGTAGAAGTATTAGCAAATGTAGGTCATCTACATGATGTCGAACAGTTGACAAAGCTTGGATCCAAAGGGATTGGTTTGTTTCGAACAGAATATCTTTTCTTCCAAAACGATCATTTTTCTTTTTCAGAAGAACATCAATATGAGTTTTATTCGAAAATTATTCAGAAAGCCGCCGATATGCCAGTAACTATTCGTGTTTTTGATATTGGAGGAGATAAAATTCCACAGTTTTTACACTCTTTTAACACAGATAATACTGTATCCAAATATCGAGGTATTCGTTTTCTTCTTTTACATAAAGATATTTTCCGTGTGCAATTAAGAGCTATTTTACGAGTAGCATATTATGGAAATGTACGCATTTTATTACCTTTAATCAGCGATCTTATCGAATTAGAAGAATCGCGTATTTTGATAGAACAAGTGTCTCAAGAGCTATCTCAAGAAGGGGCATTATATAAATCAAATCTACCTTTAGGATGTATGATTGAAATCCCATCGGCTGTATTCATTTCTGGTGCTTTAGCAAAAAATTGCGATTTCTTATCTATTGGGACCAATGATCTTATACAATATAGCTTAGGAATAGATCGGAGTGATTATGTAGAAAGCGGTTTTAATTATTCTATTCATCCGAGTATTATCCGCATGATTAAAATGGTTATTTCTGAGGCTATACAAAATAAAAAAGATGTTTCCATTTGTGGAGAGATTGCTTCTAACCCTCTCTTTGTTGCTCTATTAATGGGATTAGGATTGAAAATCTTTTCCTGTTCTCCTCGCTATATTCCAGCTATTAGATATGTAATTAAACAAATTCACCTTAAAGATGCAGCTATTCTAGCACAAACAATATTGGAAATGGATTCATCAGCACAAATTTTTGAGATCTTACAAAATTATCTCAGTTCTATACATATTCCTGCATATTTGAGCAGCAATCTTTATGCAAAAAATAGATCGTGA
- a CDS encoding transposase, whose amino-acid sequence MKIFTEEYKTVDADAMLDFFKKLEKQTEARIIHVILDNARSNKNKKLEEFLMSSRIKVHYLPPYSPNLNPIERLWKILKEKTV is encoded by the coding sequence ATGAAGATTTTTACAGAGGAATATAAGACAGTTGATGCCGATGCAATGCTCGATTTTTTCAAGAAGCTAGAAAAACAGACAGAGGCTCGAATTATTCATGTAATTTTGGATAATGCGAGATCAAACAAAAATAAGAAACTAGAAGAGTTTCTGATGTCTTCTAGGATTAAAGTGCACTATCTCCCTCCTTATTCGCCGAATTTGAATCCTATTGAACGCTTGTGGAAGATCTTAAAGGAAAAGACGGTATAA
- the hprK gene encoding HPr(Ser) kinase/phosphatase, whose protein sequence is MYCVQDLFQKYGPQLGLKLIAGEPGLNRQIKVPEVHRPGLSLSGYLKNYASQRILVFGNVEARYLRDLDKKLRLSRLQAILTPQTPAVILAGRYTPLKELVRICAEVKIPLFQAQGSTMSLVSKMTLILNEEFSLTMSCHGTLVEAFGVGILIQGDSSVGKSEAALGLIERGHRLISDDVVRIRLRKGSYLQGSGPELTRHLLEIRGIGIINVAHLYGAVCVRDEKTIDLIIKLEEWDERRFYDRVGLDEKYYDILGIKVPFHVIPVKQGRDIVLLIETIVLNQRLKEMGYHSAREFNAKLLESISRKQSKRAKICEGHAQSEG, encoded by the coding sequence ATGTATTGTGTTCAAGATCTTTTCCAAAAATATGGACCACAGCTTGGATTAAAATTAATTGCAGGAGAACCGGGTTTAAATCGTCAAATTAAAGTACCAGAAGTACATCGTCCAGGCCTTAGCTTATCCGGATATCTAAAGAATTATGCCAGTCAAAGAATCTTAGTGTTTGGTAACGTTGAAGCGCGCTATCTTAGAGATCTCGACAAAAAACTACGATTAAGTAGATTACAAGCAATTCTAACTCCCCAAACCCCCGCTGTTATTTTAGCTGGTCGTTATACGCCTTTAAAAGAACTGGTGCGTATTTGCGCAGAAGTGAAAATTCCTTTGTTTCAAGCTCAAGGTTCCACCATGAGCTTAGTTAGTAAAATGACATTAATACTCAATGAAGAGTTCTCGTTAACCATGAGCTGCCATGGAACTTTAGTAGAAGCTTTTGGAGTAGGCATATTGATACAAGGCGATTCCTCGGTAGGTAAAAGCGAAGCTGCTTTAGGCCTTATTGAAAGAGGGCATCGTTTAATTTCCGATGATGTTGTGCGTATTCGTCTGCGAAAAGGATCTTATCTTCAAGGATCAGGCCCTGAATTAACCCGTCACTTACTTGAAATTCGAGGAATTGGCATTATTAATGTAGCCCACCTATATGGAGCGGTATGTGTAAGAGATGAGAAAACAATCGATCTCATTATAAAGCTAGAAGAGTGGGATGAGCGTAGATTTTATGATCGAGTGGGTTTAGATGAAAAATATTATGATATTCTTGGAATCAAAGTTCCTTTTCACGTGATTCCCGTTAAGCAAGGTCGAGATATTGTTTTGCTGATTGAAACCATTGTTTTGAATCAAAGATTAAAAGAGATGGGGTATCATTCTGCTCGGGAATTCAATGCTAAGTTATTGGAAAGTATTTCTAGAAAACAGAGTAAGAGGGCTAAAATCTGTGAAGGTCATGCGCAAAGTGAGGGTTAA
- a CDS encoding helix-turn-helix domain-containing protein produces the protein MHEQYGIKYSRSGMTDWLIQHGFAYKRPKKIPGKLDPEKQRIFIEQYMALKETLNPDFA, from the coding sequence GTGCATGAGCAATATGGGATAAAATATTCCCGAAGTGGCATGACAGATTGGCTAATACAGCACGGATTTGCTTATAAACGTCCTAAAAAGATTCCTGGGAAATTAGATCCTGAAAAACAACGAATTTTCATAGAACAATATATGGCTTTAAAGGAGACCTTAAACCCTGATTTTGCCTGA
- a CDS encoding IS5 family transposase (programmed frameshift), producing MTRSYPSDISRKQFSKIHLILESTRKKTRPRIVDLYDIFCGILYILKSGCQWRMLPIEYPKWELCYYYFHLWNKKDDKSSKSILEIVLKKLVGEVRKSSGRKEKTSFVIIDAQSVKNTDTAEKKGYDAGKKISGIKRHIAVDTQGLPHAIHITTANITDRNGCIEAFSLHKNNLFCVKNVLADGGYSGEKFAKSVQEILGCILEIAKRNTLHTFTVIPKRWVVEHSFAWIEKCRRLWKNCERKLHTSLNMLVLAFIALLLKRF from the exons ATGACCCGCTCTTATCCAAGCGATATTTCTCGTAAACAATTTAGCAAAATCCATCTAATACTTGAGTCTACACGCAAAAAAACACGTCCACGAATAGTTGATCTATATGATATTTTTTGTGGAATTTTGTACATTTTAAAAAGTGGTTGCCAATGGCGTATGTTACCCATAGAATATCCTAAATGGGAATTATGTTATTATTATTTCCATCTTTGGAATAAAAAAGATGATAAAAGTTCTAAGAGTATTCTTGAAATAGTTTTA AAAAAATTGGTTGGCGAGGTCAGAAAAAGCAGTGGTCGGAAAGAGAAAACAAGCTTTGTAATTATTGATGCTCAAAGTGTTAAAAATACTGATACAGCGGAGAAGAAAGGATATGATGCAGGGAAAAAAATATCAGGAATAAAAAGACATATAGCAGTCGATACCCAAGGGCTCCCTCATGCGATTCACATTACCACTGCTAATATCACTGACAGAAATGGGTGTATAGAAGCATTTTCACTACATAAAAACAATTTGTTCTGTGTAAAAAATGTTTTAGCAGATGGAGGATATTCTGGAGAAAAATTTGCAAAGAGTGTCCAGGAGATATTAGGATGTATATTAGAAATAGCTAAAAGAAATACACTTCATACTTTTACAGTTATTCCCAAAAGATGGGTTGTAGAGCATTCTTTTGCGTGGATAGAAAAATGTCGCAGGCTATGGAAAAATTGCGAAAGAAAACTACATACAAGCCTGAATATGTTGGTTCTTGCTTTTATTGCTCTACTTTTGAAAAGATTTTAA
- a CDS encoding NAD(P)/FAD-dependent oxidoreductase — protein MTKSRLIIIGGGFGGLNAAKALKKANVDILLIDKMNYHLFQPLLYEVATAALSPGEIATPLREILRNQENVSVIMGEVTDINTAQKQVILSNQAWFGYDYLIIATGARHSYFGNDQWEAFAPGLKTIPDALNIREQILISFEKAERADFGSILPYLTFVIIGGGPTGVEMAGAIAEIAYKTMFKNFRKINPEKAQIFLIEACPNILPSYPERLSKRAKKDLEKLGVRVLNNTKVTNIDDSGVQIADTFIASKNIIWAAGNQASKLLNCLNTPLDRAGRVIVEPDLTLSNLPEVFVIGDAAHMEYKDKLLPGIAPVAIQQGRYVAKTIIRDLDKKNRKPFKYFDKGSMATIGKAKAIAFIGKLQFTGFIAWLIWAFIHLIYLIGFRDRFIVLIEWVMTLISGKRGVRLIYSRSIDEIKE, from the coding sequence ATGACTAAAAGCAGATTAATTATTATTGGTGGAGGCTTTGGAGGATTAAATGCCGCTAAAGCTTTAAAAAAAGCTAATGTAGATATTTTATTAATCGATAAAATGAACTACCACCTATTTCAACCTCTTTTATACGAAGTGGCTACAGCGGCTCTATCGCCGGGAGAAATCGCAACACCTCTAAGAGAAATTCTTAGAAACCAAGAAAATGTTTCTGTAATTATGGGCGAGGTAACTGATATCAATACCGCGCAAAAACAAGTGATTCTTTCTAATCAAGCATGGTTTGGATATGATTATTTAATCATTGCAACTGGAGCTCGTCACAGCTACTTTGGCAATGATCAATGGGAAGCATTCGCTCCTGGTTTAAAAACCATTCCCGATGCTTTAAATATTCGCGAGCAAATCTTAATCTCTTTTGAAAAAGCAGAAAGAGCGGATTTTGGATCCATTTTGCCTTATTTAACATTTGTAATTATTGGAGGAGGACCTACTGGAGTAGAAATGGCAGGCGCTATTGCTGAAATTGCTTACAAAACCATGTTTAAAAACTTTCGTAAAATTAATCCAGAGAAAGCACAGATTTTTTTAATAGAAGCATGCCCTAATATCCTACCTAGTTATCCTGAAAGATTATCCAAACGTGCTAAAAAAGACCTTGAAAAACTCGGAGTTCGAGTACTTAATAACACAAAAGTAACCAATATTGATGACTCAGGCGTTCAAATAGCAGACACGTTTATCGCTTCAAAAAACATCATTTGGGCAGCTGGCAATCAAGCATCCAAATTACTCAACTGCTTAAATACTCCCCTAGATCGTGCAGGTCGTGTGATTGTTGAACCTGATTTAACCCTGTCTAACTTGCCAGAAGTATTTGTCATCGGAGATGCTGCACATATGGAATACAAAGACAAGCTTCTTCCTGGGATTGCACCTGTAGCTATTCAACAAGGGCGCTATGTAGCAAAAACCATTATCCGCGACCTAGATAAAAAAAATAGAAAACCTTTTAAGTATTTTGATAAAGGGAGCATGGCTACTATTGGAAAAGCCAAAGCCATTGCTTTTATTGGTAAACTCCAATTTACCGGCTTTATCGCCTGGCTTATATGGGCTTTTATTCACCTTATCTATCTCATTGGGTTCCGTGACCGCTTTATCGTACTAATTGAGTGGGTAATGACCTTGATTTCTGGTAAAAGAGGGGTACGACTCATCTACAGCCGTTCTATAGATGAAATAAAAGAATAG
- a CDS encoding YbaB/EbfC family nucleoid-associated protein: protein MGSGYSKAKKQAKLMEQQIETMRHELQNKKVTGTSSANLVTVVLNGEKELLEINIKPECLDPNDPEGLQDLIKAACENAYQQLSSESSSLPFGF from the coding sequence ATGGGCAGTGGTTATTCAAAAGCAAAAAAACAAGCAAAGCTTATGGAACAGCAAATCGAAACAATGCGCCATGAGTTACAAAACAAAAAAGTAACAGGGACAAGCTCAGCTAATCTTGTTACAGTTGTGCTAAATGGAGAAAAAGAGCTTCTAGAAATAAACATTAAACCAGAGTGTTTAGATCCCAATGACCCTGAAGGATTGCAAGATTTAATCAAAGCAGCTTGTGAAAATGCCTATCAACAGTTATCTAGCGAATCAAGTTCTCTCCCTTTTGGTTTCTAA
- a CDS encoding HD family phosphohydrolase, with product MQEAEIDENSLDLRGWQKWFKGHEFVKRLVLFSLLIISLTFFINNREVLIDLPEVGSLAPRYISAQVAFDFPDLEATRMLKQEAVRDISPFYRIDENQIRSYRKELELSLIQNPNWRSKLSKSTFENLYTVLDRLEEILIQAHFTDQRTLNKMHGLDIPTKGIFVLSLAKENIEEQQLVPERFWQKLEERLKELRHLNSEAIDFILVQFSKQFWLLQEDLSLERSIKHSIQDRVVPRYTHIEPGSQIIKVGERVSQRHLTMLKSMKHALAESQDRWAFKTLLSSFLIALSLLISLIAFLNIFYHEILQSVRKLALLVLVSILTLIFSSLVEHLLLSEENHLIEIVRIPILVPFASILICILFETQLALIFSLFLLSLFSAVLAVNYVPFILINFIAILTTVLFTHNLHKRKQIFSVFGKVWLSILLPIIGLNLDRNGLWGFNLIPDVMSCFVFLCAIAIFTVALLPILETLFHITTDMSLMEYMDPNHELLHRLSLEAPGTYQHCLVVGHLAEAGARSIGANGLFCRVATLYHDIGKLFNPHYFTENQFGGFNIHQLLTPMESTQVIIAHVPEGEALARKYHLPQGFIDIIREHHGTTMVYYFYCKQMEQMGSDANKVNEKLFRYPGPKPHSRESAIIMIADTIEAASRSMEELTEESITDMIDKLIDEKAEDGQFNESQLTFEELGKVKRAIIKSLIVTRHLRIKYPSRN from the coding sequence ATGCAAGAAGCAGAAATTGATGAAAACTCATTAGATTTACGTGGATGGCAAAAATGGTTTAAAGGCCATGAGTTTGTTAAGCGGCTTGTCTTGTTTTCACTCTTGATCATTTCTTTGACTTTTTTTATTAATAACCGAGAAGTTTTAATTGATTTACCAGAAGTTGGAAGTCTAGCTCCTCGCTATATAAGCGCTCAAGTCGCTTTTGATTTTCCAGATCTTGAAGCTACAAGAATGCTAAAACAGGAAGCTGTAAGAGATATTAGCCCCTTCTACCGCATAGATGAAAATCAAATTCGCAGCTATCGCAAAGAATTAGAACTTTCTTTAATTCAAAATCCAAATTGGCGATCTAAATTAAGTAAAAGCACTTTTGAAAATCTTTATACTGTTTTGGATCGATTAGAAGAAATTTTGATTCAGGCGCATTTTACCGATCAACGAACCTTAAATAAAATGCATGGGCTTGATATCCCTACCAAAGGAATTTTTGTTCTTTCTTTAGCTAAAGAAAATATAGAAGAGCAGCAGCTTGTGCCTGAGCGCTTTTGGCAGAAATTAGAAGAGAGGTTAAAGGAACTTCGTCATTTAAATTCAGAGGCAATTGATTTTATCCTTGTACAGTTTTCTAAACAGTTTTGGCTTCTTCAAGAAGATCTTTCTCTAGAGCGCAGCATCAAACATAGTATTCAAGATCGAGTTGTTCCACGCTATACTCATATTGAACCGGGAAGTCAAATTATTAAGGTAGGCGAAAGAGTTTCTCAACGTCACCTAACAATGTTGAAATCTATGAAGCATGCGTTAGCAGAATCTCAAGACCGATGGGCTTTTAAGACATTGTTAAGCAGTTTTTTGATAGCACTATCTTTGCTCATTTCACTAATTGCATTTTTAAATATTTTCTATCATGAAATTTTACAATCAGTACGTAAATTAGCTCTTTTGGTGTTAGTTTCTATTCTGACTTTAATTTTTTCTTCTTTAGTGGAACATTTATTGCTATCTGAAGAAAATCATTTGATTGAAATTGTCCGTATTCCCATTCTAGTGCCTTTTGCCTCTATATTAATATGTATTTTGTTTGAAACCCAACTAGCTTTGATCTTTTCTTTATTTCTTTTATCTTTATTTTCAGCTGTTTTAGCCGTAAATTATGTACCTTTTATCTTAATCAATTTTATTGCGATACTTACCACAGTTTTATTTACGCATAATTTGCATAAGAGAAAGCAAATATTTTCTGTTTTCGGCAAAGTTTGGTTATCTATTCTTCTACCTATAATTGGCTTGAATTTAGATAGAAATGGCTTGTGGGGTTTTAATTTAATTCCAGATGTAATGAGTTGTTTTGTATTTTTATGCGCGATTGCTATTTTTACGGTTGCTCTATTACCCATTTTAGAAACCTTATTTCATATAACAACAGATATGAGTTTAATGGAGTACATGGATCCTAATCATGAGTTGTTACATCGTTTGAGTTTAGAAGCACCGGGAACATATCAGCATTGTTTAGTTGTAGGGCATTTAGCAGAAGCGGGGGCTAGATCTATTGGCGCCAACGGCCTTTTTTGCAGAGTAGCTACTCTCTATCACGATATCGGCAAATTGTTTAATCCTCATTATTTTACAGAAAATCAATTTGGAGGATTTAATATCCACCAACTACTCACCCCCATGGAATCAACGCAGGTAATTATTGCTCACGTGCCAGAAGGGGAAGCATTAGCTCGTAAATACCATCTTCCGCAAGGATTTATCGATATTATTCGAGAGCATCATGGAACAACAATGGTTTACTATTTTTATTGTAAACAAATGGAACAAATGGGTAGTGATGCGAATAAAGTGAATGAAAAGCTTTTTCGTTACCCAGGCCCTAAACCCCATAGTAGAGAATCAGCAATCATTATGATTGCTGATACAATAGAAGCAGCTTCTCGTTCTATGGAAGAACTTACAGAAGAATCCATTACCGATATGATTGATAAGTTAATAGACGAAAAAGCCGAGGATGGGCAATTTAATGAATCTCAATTAACATTCGAAGAATTAGGAAAAGTAAAAAGAGCGATCATTAAGTCTTTAATTGTTACACGTCATCTGCGCATTAAATATCCCTCTAGAAACTAG
- a CDS encoding DUF4277 domain-containing protein, with the protein MVEVSEGEIQTTVMDHHGLVAAICQDLKIAERIDNRMLSGPQRKVSPGIAALAMIIYRFLS; encoded by the coding sequence ATGGTAGAGGTTTCAGAAGGAGAAATTCAAACGACAGTAATGGACCATCATGGCTTAGTGGCTGCCATTTGTCAGGACTTAAAAATTGCTGAAAGGATTGACAATCGTATGCTATCAGGCCCTCAAAGAAAAGTTAGTCCGGGAATAGCAGCGTTGGCTATGATCATCTATAGATTCCTATCTTAA
- a CDS encoding HPr family phosphocarrier protein: MRKVRVKNAMGLHARPATGIVRLLQGTKSAVSFTYRKETINARSIMSILMLAATKNSLITILVEGDDAQETMEKLVNGFENHFGEQ, encoded by the coding sequence ATGCGCAAAGTGAGGGTTAAAAATGCAATGGGATTGCATGCTAGACCAGCTACCGGAATTGTTAGATTACTGCAAGGGACAAAGTCTGCTGTTTCTTTTACCTATCGCAAAGAAACAATTAATGCACGGAGTATCATGAGCATTTTGATGTTAGCTGCAACAAAAAACTCTTTGATTACTATCTTGGTGGAAGGAGATGATGCTCAAGAAACTATGGAAAAGCTAGTTAATGGATTTGAGAATCATTTTGGAGAGCAGTAA
- a CDS encoding helix-turn-helix domain-containing protein produces the protein MKKLTPSQRADLEHKLKHPKDYSERNRLCVILGYDEGISTKNLAKTLRISPITVQEYLREYDSENKTGSSPRGGSKSKLSQDQTESLLKHLQGKDLS, from the coding sequence ATGAAAAAACTGACCCCTAGCCAGAGAGCTGACTTAGAACACAAGTTAAAGCATCCAAAAGACTATTCTGAACGGAATAGGCTTTGTGTAATTTTGGGCTATGATGAGGGTATCTCAACAAAAAATCTTGCTAAAACACTCCGGATAAGTCCTATCACTGTTCAGGAATACCTCAGAGAATATGATTCCGAAAATAAAACTGGAAGTAGCCCTCGAGGCGGTAGCAAATCAAAACTTTCACAAGACCAAACAGAGTCTCTACTAAAACACCTACAGGGAAAAGACCTATCTTAA
- the dnaX gene encoding DNA polymerase III subunit gamma/tau, protein MSISYRKYRPQLFGDVLGQDAIVTTLKNALYNSRLAHAYLFCGLRGTGKTSLLRILAKALNCQNLAESEPCNQCNSCLDILNNCSLDVLEIDGASHRGIDDIRQMNETIGYAPTHGKYKIYIIDEVHMLTKEAFNALLKPLEEPPSTVKFIFATTEPHKVLPTIISRCQRFDLNRISPELIVKKLKQILENLGISSEEEALFLISELSDGSLRDAESLLDQLICFDNSCITVKNATSAFALINKSIFFKLDKAVEEYDLKVAFELSHDLFSSGKDLYYFINQLLQHYRNLIQYKLDRFPICLFGNQHSNYKASAAYYTLEQCLDVLDYLIHWQQMISKISVKQILVETILLYIIRSKYRMHSSTLVQRLIQLESKLSIPAISSSEPLDPLIKPIENITSLPSPTIQEPKPTPASLPSAHQSRYDTLLRFAAVELEAVIKKES, encoded by the coding sequence GTGAGTATTTCTTATAGAAAATATCGACCGCAGCTTTTTGGAGATGTGCTTGGACAAGATGCAATTGTTACTACCTTAAAAAATGCTCTCTATAATTCAAGATTAGCCCATGCATATCTTTTTTGTGGGTTGCGGGGTACTGGGAAAACCTCTCTCTTACGGATTTTAGCAAAAGCGCTGAACTGCCAAAACCTTGCAGAATCTGAACCTTGTAACCAGTGTAATTCTTGTTTAGATATCTTAAACAATTGTTCTCTGGACGTATTGGAAATTGATGGAGCATCTCATAGAGGCATTGATGATATCCGTCAAATGAATGAGACAATTGGCTATGCTCCAACACACGGTAAATATAAAATATATATTATCGATGAAGTACATATGCTTACAAAAGAAGCTTTTAATGCCCTTCTTAAACCTCTTGAAGAACCTCCTTCTACTGTTAAATTCATCTTTGCTACTACAGAGCCGCATAAAGTTTTGCCAACTATTATTAGTCGCTGCCAACGGTTTGATCTTAATCGCATTTCTCCTGAATTAATTGTCAAAAAACTCAAACAAATTTTAGAAAACTTAGGAATTTCCAGTGAAGAAGAAGCTCTTTTCCTGATTTCTGAGTTATCTGATGGATCTCTACGCGACGCGGAATCTTTACTTGATCAACTCATCTGTTTTGACAACTCTTGCATTACTGTAAAAAATGCTACCTCTGCCTTTGCTTTAATTAATAAATCTATCTTTTTCAAGTTAGATAAGGCAGTAGAAGAATACGATCTTAAAGTTGCCTTTGAGCTATCTCATGATCTCTTTTCAAGTGGTAAAGACCTTTATTATTTCATTAACCAACTCCTCCAGCATTACCGTAATTTAATCCAATATAAGTTGGATCGTTTTCCTATTTGTTTATTTGGAAACCAGCACAGCAATTACAAAGCATCTGCTGCTTACTATACTTTAGAACAGTGCTTAGATGTTTTAGATTATCTGATTCATTGGCAGCAAATGATTAGTAAAATCTCTGTAAAACAAATCTTAGTTGAAACCATCTTGTTATATATCATTCGTTCTAAATACCGCATGCACTCTTCTACACTTGTGCAACGCCTTATTCAGTTAGAATCTAAATTATCTATACCAGCTATTTCTTCTTCTGAGCCATTAGATCCATTAATTAAACCAATAGAAAACATAACATCTCTACCTTCCCCCACTATTCAAGAACCAAAACCTACACCCGCATCTTTACCTTCTGCACATCAAAGCCGATATGATACCTTATTGCGATTTGCTGCTGTAGAACTAGAAGCTGTAATTAAAAAGGAGTCATAA